CCCTAACAATAACCATCCATCGGCGCTCTATATGAATAATCACGATGGTACTTTTAAAGAAATGGCGCAAAAGGCCCATTGCCAGATCAACGACTTTGTGAAAGGGGTAACATCGGCCGATTACAATAACGATGGTTGGCCCGACATTTTTGTATCTACCATGAGTGGAAGAAAATATTTGCTGAAGAATAAATGTAAAGGAGGGAACAACGTAGGTTTTGATGATGTTACCCAAAAGGCAGGCATCAATATCAAACAAAATACATTTACCACCTGGTTTTATGATTACAACAATGATGGCTGGCCCGATATTTTGTTAGGCAGTTACAATTTTAGCACAACCCTGGGATACTACGCCGCATTGGAGGCGTTGGGTACCCCAGTGGCAGATAACGGCAATATTTTTCTTTTTAAAAACAACCGTGATGGCACTTTTACCAATGTAACCCATGATGTTGGGCTGAACAAGGCGGTATTTAGCATGGGAGGCAATTTTGGTGATATTGATAATGACGGCTATCCAGATATCTATTTTGGTACCGGCAACCCCGATTTTGGATCACTGATACCGAATAAGCTTTTCAGAAATATCGGGGGCAAAAAATTTGCGGATGTAACCAGCTCATCGCGCACCGGCAATTTGCAAAAAGGGCATGGCGTATCATTTGCCGATTTTAGGAATAATGGGCTGCAGGATATTTTCATTGAAATGGGCGGCGCTTATATAGGCGATGCCTACAAAAGCGCATTATACCTTAATCCGGGCCAAAATAATAATAGTTGGGTGGGTTTAAAATTGGTGGGAACACAATCAAATAAGTCGGCTATTGGCTCGAGGATAAAGGTAACCTTTACAGAAAATGGCGTACAGCGAAGTGTGTTCAAGGATGTAAATTCCGGCGGCAGCTTCGGTTCATCTCCGCTAAGGCAGGAGATAGGAATAGGACAGGCCAAAATGATTGATGACATCGAGATACGCTGGGCAGGCAGCGGTACTGTGCAGCATTTTTACGATCTAAAGCCCAATCAGTTCGTGGAAATAACAGAGGATGGAAAGTTAACCCCACTTAATTTGAAGCCACTTAAATTTAATACAGGCGAGCCCGCGATGCAAATGCAAATGGCTGGCATGTAAAGGCGAAGGTGTTTTTAAGTAGATGATATACGCCTGCCTGAAAATAAAAAGGACAACCCTGACCTTCATACAGCATATTGTGTACGATGAGCTGGGGTGCCCTGGTTGAATTGCTTTGTTAAAATGGTCAGGTAGTAATTAACATAACGATATTAGAATTTAAAAAGCCTGCTTGTCCCTGAGGTGTTTTTTATTGATACCTGTGCTGTTTTATCGTTAATGAGAATAAACCTGGACGATTGGGAAAGAAACGAACTGCCATAGTAAAATTCCTGTTTAGCCTGGCTGCCATTTTTGTATGTTATAACAGCGCTTTGATCTGTATCATCTAATTTTAACATAGATACTTTAGCATTTAATTGAAAAATCCGGAGCGGCCCTAAATGTTCGCTTGCCGCCATCAGATAATTATTGTTTGCACCCTTTAATTTTACAAGGGCTTTTCCATCTCCAGGTAAATATATCCCACTGCGCGCTATTGATAGGGGCGCAAAATTACCCTTGCCGTTACCCTTCAGCAGTAAGCCATTTAAGGCATCATACCTGCCAATAGAAACGTCGGTGCCAAAATCATTTCCGTTGATCAACAGATCGAGATTGCCGTCCGCGTCAAAATCGTCGGCCACCATCCCATTCAAAACAGAAACCTGCGCCTCAATTGGCAGCGGAGTTATGGTGAATTTACCCCCGCCATCGTTCCTGAAATAGCAGGACTTCAACTCGGTGGCTTTAAGCCGTAAGGCATTTTTCATTTGATCGGCACTGAGCACATCTTGCATCGTTGCCTCGGCATATGAATGATAATTGGTGAATTTGGCACGCAGGGTTATCATTTGCTTAACAGCATCTTCCCGTACATTTGCCGGGTATTCCCGTTTAATGTCGTCTTTACCCGGCAGGTACAACGATGGAAATGCATCAAACCGGTTTCTCTTGTCAAAGTCGCCTGCTGTAATAAAGGCCGGGAATTCGTCACTGGCCTGGTAAAGGGTATTGAGGCCGGTATTACCCACTATGTAATCCATTCTGCCTGTATGCCTGAAATCGCCCGCAACTATTGAGTTCCACCATCCGGTTTTATTGCTAACGCCACTTTGGGCTGTAACGTTAACAAATTTGCCGCCTGTATTTTTTAAGAAAGTTAGCGGCATCCATTCTCCGGCTAATATCAGGTCAGTTTTACCATCGTTGTCAAAGTCACTAAAAAGACCATCGCATATCAACCCTATCTTTTTTAAATCTGGGGCAACTTCATTAGTTACATCGGTAAATTTTGCTTTTCCATCCTTTGTGTCATTTCTTAAAATATAGCTGTTCACCGATTCGGGGTATCTCCATGGTTCAACCCGTCCGGAAATAAACAGGTCTAATTTGCCGTCGTTATTATAATCAAAAGCTCTTATACACAATTTGCTTTTAAAACAAACCGGCAGCGCATCCTTTGCAAGCATAAAATGGCCCTTGCCGTCATTAATATATAAGCGGTCCTGGTATGCCGGATTGTTTGCGGCTGCTTTATAACCACTGCCGGTAATTAGTACATCAGGAAACCTATCGCCGTTTGAATCGAAAATCAGAATTCCGCCATCAAGATAGGCGTGATCATATTTCTTTTCTTCTAAAAGGCCCCGTTGTATAAATGTTCCGTTCTTTTGTTGAAAAAAGATCTGTGCCGGCTCTTTCAAATTTCCACCAACAACTATATCATCTAAGCCATCACTATTGATATCGCCGACTGACAGCGCCGGATTATATTCTGAAAGCTTATGCGGCAAAAGCTTTTGAATATTAAAGTCGGCATAATCTGTGTCACGATGTATGTAGTTAATCGCACTTTTGCCCGTGATATTGGTAAATATCGGTACTTTTGGTTGTCCCGGATTTGCCCATGTATCGGTTTGGCCGGCATTATTAATGTTTGCAGCCAAAGTTTGATCGGCAGCCACATTTAAAAATGTTTGCCTGTATTTGTTCGGCCATCTAACCACTACCGAATCTATGGTTTTGCATTTGCCTAACCCAAAATGTGCTATAGGCTGGATACTGGCAAGATAGCCCCGGTAAGGGTTGTTTTCATAAACCTGGTGTAAGCCGTGCTGGTAATATATATCAACGAAGGTTCCAATTCCTTCGAGATTTTGATTTGATCCCTTAAACTTTATGTTAAGGTAGTGCTCCACATTTTCCTTATCCTCGCCGGCGGTATTTTTATAAATTAGCGCCTCATCATTAATATTGTTGATCACAAGGTCCACTGCGCCATCATTGTTCAGGTCGGCATAGGCTGCACCATTTGAAAATGAGGGGATACCCAGGCCCCAATCCATGCTCACATCCTTAAATTGCAAACCATCCTGGTTACGGAAGGCGTAATTGTGAATTTTAACTGACGGTATCTGTTTAAGAACTTCGCTCTTAGGCGTTATTAAAAATGCATTGGATCTGTAAGCAATAAAATCATGATCTGTAACATCGCGCGGATAACCGTTGGTAACAATAACATCCCGAAAACCATCATTATCAAAATCGGTTACCATCGGGGTCCAGCTCCAGTCTGTTTGGGCTACGCCGCTTAAAAAGCCTACCTCGCTAAATGCCGGGGGGCCAGCCTGGTTATTTTCTCCCATAGATGGACCTTGGTTCAGCTGTAATGTGTTTCGGACGTACTGATATTGATAACCATAATGGTCGAAATTTTGAATGGTATTATAGCTGCTCGGCCCCGACATCATTTTTTTTCGGTAATTATCAGCAGGGCTCATGTCCAGTTCAAATATATCGGCCAGTCCATCATTATTAATGTCCTCAATATCCTGGCCCATGGCATTGAACGAGGTATGCTTAAAATACGCCTTCGACATATCTGTAAAGGTGCCATCATGGTTATTGATGTACAGGATATTATTAGATAGGAAGTCGTTGGTAACATATATGTCTTTCCAGCCATCAAGGTTAATATCAGCTATAGTTGCAGCATGCCCGTAACCTTCTATCTTGATGCCTGCCGCTAACGACACATCTGTAAATACGGGATGCTTAAGTTTCGGATCCCAATCATTCCGGTACAATCGTCCCATGCTTCTCCCCGTGCCGCTAATATTAATAGGCCTGAATTGGTTGGGGAATTCGGCTGGGTTCGGCTCATTAACGGTCAAATACATGTCAAGATCGCCATCATTATCATAGTCAAAAAAACTGGCCATTGTCGAGAAAAGACGGATATCGAGGCCGTATTCCTTTGCCTCCTCGTTGAACACAGGAATGCCATCTTTATTGAGCCCCTTGTTTATATACAGCAGGTTTTGTCTTTTTTGT
The genomic region above belongs to Mucilaginibacter sp. KACC 22773 and contains:
- a CDS encoding CRTAC1 family protein, translated to MLSRFAKITKLFAAGICSLLLSCKPHSPIKMADLLQQLKKRNYNAQNVFSSDARLAACDSMLKAGSPNYDVQLLSKKALFELQEGHEQQAVDIYSKIAKLPRYMNPVNTQPDEAVAFMRLGERANCMLGHNGASCIFPIKGAGIHQVQTGSRQAIGALENILKSNPQDAQSRWLLNIAYMTLNGYPEQVPAQYLIPNLNANDGPYKVKPFTDVAANVGINLNSRAGGSIADDFDGDGYIDIVTSGMDLQDHMHYFHNNGDGTFSDHTAQSGLQDEVGGLNIQQTDYNNDGRPDIFIMRGGWLRDGFGNQPGSLLKNNGNGRFTDVTIAAGLKFMHPTQTAVWADFNNDGWLDVFIGMESHGGTDPNNNHPSALYMNNHDGTFKEMAQKAHCQINDFVKGVTSADYNNDGWPDIFVSTMSGRKYLLKNKCKGGNNVGFDDVTQKAGINIKQNTFTTWFYDYNNDGWPDILLGSYNFSTTLGYYAALEALGTPVADNGNIFLFKNNRDGTFTNVTHDVGLNKAVFSMGGNFGDIDNDGYPDIYFGTGNPDFGSLIPNKLFRNIGGKKFADVTSSSRTGNLQKGHGVSFADFRNNGLQDIFIEMGGAYIGDAYKSALYLNPGQNNNSWVGLKLVGTQSNKSAIGSRIKVTFTENGVQRSVFKDVNSGGSFGSSPLRQEIGIGQAKMIDDIEIRWAGSGTVQHFYDLKPNQFVEITEDGKLTPLNLKPLKFNTGEPAMQMQMAGM
- a CDS encoding VCBS repeat-containing protein, whose amino-acid sequence is MKRLLIGFTIAVSLWSCKKHTLFVQVPSSGSGIVFNNLITENDSINPIDNATVYNGGGVGIGDFNNDGLQDIYFVGNMVPNKLYINKGNFRFDDVTAMAGVDGKGRWGKGASVIDINNDGLPDIYVCNSFANDPQKRQNLLYINKGLNKDGIPVFNEEAKEYGLDIRLFSTMASFFDYDNDGDLDMYLTVNEPNPAEFPNQFRPINISGTGRSMGRLYRNDWDPKLKHPVFTDVSLAAGIKIEGYGHAATIADINLDGWKDIYVTNDFLSNNILYINNHDGTFTDMSKAYFKHTSFNAMGQDIEDINNDGLADIFELDMSPADNYRKKMMSGPSSYNTIQNFDHYGYQYQYVRNTLQLNQGPSMGENNQAGPPAFSEVGFLSGVAQTDWSWTPMVTDFDNDGFRDVIVTNGYPRDVTDHDFIAYRSNAFLITPKSEVLKQIPSVKIHNYAFRNQDGLQFKDVSMDWGLGIPSFSNGAAYADLNNDGAVDLVINNINDEALIYKNTAGEDKENVEHYLNIKFKGSNQNLEGIGTFVDIYYQHGLHQVYENNPYRGYLASIQPIAHFGLGKCKTIDSVVVRWPNKYRQTFLNVAADQTLAANINNAGQTDTWANPGQPKVPIFTNITGKSAINYIHRDTDYADFNIQKLLPHKLSEYNPALSVGDINSDGLDDIVVGGNLKEPAQIFFQQKNGTFIQRGLLEEKKYDHAYLDGGILIFDSNGDRFPDVLITGSGYKAAANNPAYQDRLYINDGKGHFMLAKDALPVCFKSKLCIRAFDYNNDGKLDLFISGRVEPWRYPESVNSYILRNDTKDGKAKFTDVTNEVAPDLKKIGLICDGLFSDFDNDGKTDLILAGEWMPLTFLKNTGGKFVNVTAQSGVSNKTGWWNSIVAGDFRHTGRMDYIVGNTGLNTLYQASDEFPAFITAGDFDKRNRFDAFPSLYLPGKDDIKREYPANVREDAVKQMITLRAKFTNYHSYAEATMQDVLSADQMKNALRLKATELKSCYFRNDGGGKFTITPLPIEAQVSVLNGMVADDFDADGNLDLLINGNDFGTDVSIGRYDALNGLLLKGNGKGNFAPLSIARSGIYLPGDGKALVKLKGANNNYLMAASEHLGPLRIFQLNAKVSMLKLDDTDQSAVITYKNGSQAKQEFYYGSSFLSQSSRFILINDKTAQVSIKNTSGTSRLFKF